The DNA window gtaattaatcaattaattaaccttGGCTTAACggtaaaaaaaaggtttttttttcttcaccatGCACAGTGAGCCAAAAAGTTTGGCGATCTGGGTATGAACTTAGGCGCTCCTCTCGAGCATCTCGCAGAACCTCTTGAAGGAGTCGAGCTTCTGGAGCTTGAGCTGCTTGTGGATGCGGCGGATGAACACGTCGGCGACGTGGTCGATCTCGTCCTCCAGCCGGAACTCGCCGCCTTCCCCTTCCTTGGCGTCGCGCACCAGGTCGATCACCGACCCCGGCGCGTTCACcagctcgtcgtcctcgtcgtcttcctcctggAACAACGAGTGCGTCAGGTACTCGTcgctgtcctcctcctcctcttcctcctcgccggcgtgaTCGTAGTAGCCGCGCTCCGTGAGGAAGCTCGGCGCGGTGTTGTACAACACCACGGCCttcttgctgccgccgccgtcgtcgtcctccactcCGGCGACGCCACCGTCGTTGGTGGTGtcctgggcggcggcgccgcccatgATGGCGTGGATCTTGTGGttgatggcggtggcgaggagctTCCGGTTGCGGAGGACGCCGAAGATGAGCAGCCGCGTCTTCATGGCGCTCGTCTTGGCCCTCACCGCCGTCGACTTCGCCTTCACCACCGCCACGATCGTCGACACCATCTGCTTCAAGAACATGGACGCCTTGCTCTTCATCTTAGCTTGTTTTcaactaactaactaattatAAGCTCACACTCTAGCTAATTATAAGCTAGGTATAGCTAGCTTGTTAATTAACTAGAAAACCACAATGCAACTAGCAATGAACACACACAATTAGTGAAATAGAAAGGCTTTTGAGCTAGGTGTATGCAATTGTGTGTGAGCTAGTGATGAGTAGTAGTGCTTGGAATTGGATGGTTGGACATGGAGTTTGGAATGTGGGATAGCAAGGGTATTTATAGAGATGCAATAAGTGGGTGAGTGGTGACCAAGTGGGGTCTAGAAGTTTCAAGTTTCAAACATCACATGAAAGCTGGTTTACAATGCTAAGGAAACATCACataaaaggagagagagtgtgtgcaTGTGGTAATATAACAAAGGCAGTGTGTAGCTAGCTGTCAGCAAGAAAGCAAAAGGTAACTCACTAAAGATGATTAA is part of the Oryza glaberrima chromosome 4, OglaRS2, whole genome shotgun sequence genome and encodes:
- the LOC127769985 gene encoding uncharacterized protein LOC127769985, translating into MKSKASMFLKQMVSTIVAVVKAKSTAVRAKTSAMKTRLLIFGVLRNRKLLATAINHKIHAIMGGAAAQDTTNDGGVAGVEDDDGGGSKKAVVLYNTAPSFLTERGYYDHAGEEEEEEEDSDEYLTHSLFQEEDDEDDELVNAPGSVIDLVRDAKEGEGGEFRLEDEIDHVADVFIRRIHKQLKLQKLDSFKRFCEMLERSA